The window GTAGTACTACTGGAATGCTACTGACATGGACTTGCTTGTTTAGAGAAGCCAGCGACTTGTCTTCCAACAATGCACCTCGAGAGTCGTTGGCTACGAGTATCACGAGCAAAAGAAGAGCCATCATTAGCATGGGAGGCCTCATGTATGCGTTGCAGTACTACTACTACTTGAAGATTTGACTTTCTTCTTTGTGCAAGGTGAGGAGGAAGGAGCGAAGGTGCTAGAGATGGAGTCTCGAGAACTCAGTGACAACCCCAATAAATATGCCACTGGGCTTCCCTGTTGCGTCCCAGAGATGATGCCAAAACACATGCATATGCCAGCCTAATTGAGTCTCTAATGAACAAAGAGAGACACGGAACTTTTCTCATCGAGACATGTCCTCCTGCTCTCCGAGAACGGAAAGGAGTACGTCAAGGGATTGGCCTGCACGAATTGGCCGACATGCCAAGCTTTTGAGGATGAAAAGACGGCATGCTTGCCGTCAAACAACTGTTTCGAGTTGTCTCTCTGTCAGCCTCTCCCTATCGTCTCGCCCATGCAAGTTCCCAAAAGTCTTCAAGTGCTCCCCCGTTCACTCGACCGAGTTCCAATGGTTTGAGCTTCCAAACTTTGTACGTGCAGTAATAGGAGTTGCTGCATGCAACTCCTACTTGTACGTCGGTCTTTGGATTGTGTCTGCTAATTATCAATGGAGTATTAGAAAGATGTCATCCACAAAGAAGGGAGCCATACGAACCCCTAAATCTATGTGAACTGTGAAGGGAGTCGGTTTTCTTTGGAAACCAAGGTTAGAAGTCCTTTGCTTCATTGTCCAAGAAATATTGCGTTCATCTTAGCTAATAGGGTATATTGTGATGCTTTTATCTTAGTCTCATGCTGGGAAAAAAATTGATTATAGTAAGGGCTTCAGTAGAAAAGGACTAATAAGATTTTAGGAGACACATTGTGATCGGAAacctaataatattttatttatttatttattttaaatgtaGATATTATGATTGATAACTATTTTTTTTGGTTTGATATCAGATGCTACATAATAAAACTCGGACTTTATTGAGTCCTTAAAATCCTTAATTGATATAAATATCGAAGAGGCAATATGTCCTCGATATAATTTTATAGATATGAGTAAATAGATTCAAAATTCTATTTAATTTTTCTAATGAATATATATTCGAGTTATCCTGTGGATCAAAATTCTACGTTGAAGACACTCATACCTTTATTTTactttaattatatatatctatataacaTAATGGACTTTTTCTATTAGAAGTAGCTGCAGGTGACCCCCTTTCAGGTCAAAACATGAAGTGGGTTCACTCTCTCAATCCTCTAAAAGCCATTGGCTACAAGTGCTTAAGAAAAGAAGGGCTTACAACTACATTACTCAAGAGTAAGAAAGGATATAAGGAGAGGATGTGTAAATAAGGGAATAATTGTGAACAGCTAGATTGATCACATTTATGTTATCAACACTATTCCTTATATGGCCCATTTTTATCTATcttctttttgtttctctttctttGTCCCCTCTATTCTCTCTTAATGGTTTCCCTTCTTCAATAAAAGAAGACACTTGAtctaaaacaaacaaaaaaaaaaatcttatcatttattttattatCTCAGAAAAAATTCATTCTCAAAAGGTttagtatatatttatttatttttaactcaACAATTGGTATATGACATTAAAAAGAGGATAtatgtattttatctttttttaatatcatatatCCATCATTgagttaaaaaaaaacatatacaaatCCATTTTGAGAATgaatttttttgaaataataaaataaatgataatatatatattttttttgtgactTAGATCAAGTGTCTTCTTTATTTATTGAAGAAGAGAAACCTTTATGATTGGTTTATTATTCATCACAAAAAATCAAGCTTTAcctaatatataattaaattcatACACCCCCGATTAATGAGTTTTCGTATAAACTTGAACTAAGCATAAGATGATGCAAGTTTAagagatttttttatcttttcttgaATGAAAGGTAAATAGTAAAGGTAGAATCTAAACCTAAAACCTCGCGATAATCTATCAAAAAGTTATTATCAACTAAACGAGTCACAACCttcaatttttttagaaaaaatataattAGATCCTTACAGATAATATTAAATCTACCTCACCTAGAAAATGGTTCAAATACATGAAATAAGTTTGAAACTAACAATTTAAACCATGCATCAGATCAGGAGAGATCGATGTAAGAATTGACCAAAAGAAATTAACAATGACGGCCTCAAGTTCATAATTCTTGATGGGATGCATCGAAAGCATTCCCCACCACCTTCCTTTTGGTGATTAATTTCAAACGAAATAACTCTTCTTCCCATCGTTGTCAAAGGTTATGACATTTAACACTTTGGCGAAACAACTTGCAACTATTTTTCCGTCAAATCAAAtagttttccttttgttttttcttaaaataGTTAGAGCCCAATGATAAGATTGTTCTCTTGtgtcttaaaaaaaatcatatttcaaattatgaaaataacctttataaatatttaatgatgattcattccattgtttaaagcctcattttccttccttctttcttttccttctcatcatatataataataataataataataataagaattgGAGAATGGTGATATTAAGAATAGCTCTTCAGATTGATCCTTCAATTGCAGCTGTAATGCTGCCTGGTAGAAAGAAACAGTGAGTGTCTCACTCATCTGCTTCTCCAAAACTAAGAACAACatagaaaggaaaggaaaaaggATAGAAGCTTTATATGCAGCATGAAGAGAGGTCAAATTCCGGAAGATTGACCTTAATTTGTTGCAAGTTTCCCAAGCAAAGTGAAAGCAATGCAGAGTGCGTAAGTGGGTCCCCTTTACCATTTCACAGCGGCATCACAAACCTCGACGAGGACACGAAGACATCAGCCACAACTACTTTGTCGTGAcacctatatatatattcttccgtTACGGACAATTATTCTTGTACATCACACGCATGCACGCAGTAATAAGTTATCTCCACCAACTCCCACCCTTCCTTTGTTGCAAGGTAGGGAGCCATGGAGGAGAAGAAGCaggggggaaggggaaggcaaccCTCCTCCCTAGTTGATCCTCGATAAGGACGAGGAGAAGGATGTGATCATGGCGTCCATGGTGGATGGCGCTGTCGGAAGAGCTTCACCACCAAGACTTGTACCTGCGACTTGGTCCCATATCAGAGGGCTCGAGTACTGCCGTGAGTCCACCCATTCGCTTAGCTCCTGCTTCTCGAATGGATGCCTGCTCGCCTCTTCGTCGTCCGCCACGCAACACGGCACCATGCCGCCCATGCCGTCCACCAACGGCGGCAGGTAGTTGGACTCCATGCACGCGGTGAAGGCGAGGAAGGGAGGCATCGCTTGGTCTTGCTGATGGGTAGGGTTCCAGAGGTCGGAAGTTAGGGTCGTCACCTCCTGCACAAACTCCTCCTTGGAGCTGCCGGTGGCTGACCCGCTGTCGCCGGCGCTTACGTCGAACATGAAGAGAGGGCAAGGTGGAGGAGGGAAGATGGGATCGGCCGCAGATGGCTTCGGTAGGTTGTGGTGGAGAATGGCGTCGAATTGGTCGGCGGTGCTGAAGACGGGTTGAACGTGGTCGAAGCCGGATGGGGTTGCAGTTTGAGCTGCTTTGCTCGGCTTGTGGATCTTCTTTTTGATCCACGAGTTCCAAtaattcttgatctcgttgtctgtGCGACCGGGCAAGTGGCTTGCTATATGAGCCCACCTACAAAAGCCAGCTTATCGTTAGAGGCAATGCAACGAAGCTTTCTCTGGCTATGAATCAATGTAGATAGAATGAAATAGATTTCAGCTGGCCTGGTAATACAAAAGAAGTACACGGAGCGaaacacatatcaaattgatGTGGATTTGATCAAACCTGTTCCCAACAATCTCGTGAAGGTTGATGATTAGCTTCTCCTCCTCCGGCGTAAACCTTCCTCGTCGTATGTCGGGCCTCAAGTAATTGATCCATCGTAACCGGCAACTCTTCCCACACCTTTGGAGTCCTGCGTGACAGAAGAGAAGGGAATAAAGGAAGGAAATGAGAGCACTGTCTTACCATTACCAtggtggagagagggagagagggatgaACCTGCTTTCTCGGGCACTTCGCTCCAGCAGCCATAGCCATAGGTGGTGATATATCTGATGAGCTTTTCATCTTCCTCGGGCGACCACAAGCCTCTCTTAACTTTCTGTTGGTTGCAGCAGGAGTGATGCCCCATTCCACTCGCCTCACTACTCTTCACTTAGTTATCTCGATCTGTTCTTAGAGCTCACCTCTGTCTCCACTTGGTGCAGTAGGTTGGTTGGAGAGCTCTCCCTTTTTATGTAAGGTAGAAAGAGgtagctcctctctctctctctctctctctctctctctctctctctctctctctctctctctctctctctctctctaacttccCGCTTTCAAGTTGTCACTATACCGACAAGTGCACCCGATGGGACCGCCTGCCTCGGGCTCCTTGCTTTCCATCTAACCTAAAAACGACTCTCCatcggactctctctctctctctcattcgctGAGCTCCTCTCTCAGCTACGTAGAGTGGTGCTACTACATCTTTGACATGCTGGAGTATATGACATGCTTTAGTAATACATCATCCTTTGGAAGCAATACATAATAAGTGGAGATAAAGAGTTTTACCAGAATGATTTTGTCTTGTTAGCTTGTTAACTCTACTACTTGGGATGCACTCAATCTAATGGCAATCCAAACACAATCTTAGAGGTCTCGTGGCCTTATCCCAAACCAGTAACAGCTAGCTATAAATCGTGGACTTCATTTCGGACATTGTTTCCACATTTGCACTGAAGCAAAGTTGCTCGCAGATGCGCCCATCTCTTGTGGGGTCTGCCTTGCTTAAATCTGCAGTAGGCGGCCACccacatatcagaaacaaagaagaagaagaagaagaagaagagttatTTCGCCCGATTTGCTTTAAGCTGCAGAATGAGATTTAGACTGCATCCTTCTTCTCCTATCTGACGCCATATTAGCTGAACTCATAAACCCCTAAGCTAATAAATACGATTGGAAGTTTAATACATTATGAAGTGATTGATGTACGCTGACACCTCTATGCATGTCATATTGATTCAGCCATTTCAATATTTATGTCTACAAAGTGACATCTCTATCTAATATATAGACAATACTATTAAATGCCAGTGCACTGCGCAAGAATTCCATGATGTTGCTTGTGGTGCAATTTAATGACTCAGGTCGACAAACGTTTGTTCATTGTCATACTGTACGCATCAACATATTCCAAGCATCCCTTTTCGATAGTTAGATTGCTTTGCCATGTGATTTTGTAGTTGTCTAATGAGTTATCATTTTGTAGTTCTCTGTGCTCTGAAGACCTCAGTTTCTGATCATGGATGTAACCACTAGTCCATCCCAATCAACCAAACTGGAAACAATTTcatctttatttgtttatttctCTTACATACAAATTGATATATACAGTGGTTTTAAAGTATGTATAGACGTAAATATGAACTCTGAGGGATACATGCATGGCTAATACAAATCAACATCATTTTCGATGGTATATAATACTTTTGATGAGCATATACTAAATATCTATGATATAGAGGTGTGCATAAATCATGATCATCTCAGTCACAATCATAGAAAGGCTAATAAGAGAAAAAAGATCACTAAGACACACCACCAATCCCCAGTCCTTAAGAGAAATCTCCTCTTTGCGACTTAAGGCACATATTGCCTTGCATCTTGAGAGAGTAAAAGAGGAACAAAAGGGAAGGCCTTTGATGTGAGCTTTCATGCTTCATAATAGCAATAAGGAATCCTCCGAAACAGTCCATATTGCATAAGGTTGCTGCAAGAAGGGGATTGATGGATAGACCTATTGATTCTTCCATAACTTGGACATGTTTCCTGTGATGCCAATGTAATCATTACATACATGTACGTCATGGGTAGAGCTATACATATATATTCCTTTGATGGATGTTGATACATACATTTACGAGGGCTTTTAATTCTCCCTTCGAATATTGTGGATAAGATTGTGGAAGGACACGAATGAGGTGATGGCTGTTGTACGAAGTGTTACGTTCGATGCTTTCGCAATCTAAAATGTGCCGTAACTCGTGACGGGGACCAAATGCGCAGAGAAAGGATCTGTGGGAATCGAGAAATGGTCGGCAGAAATGTTGAATCCCATTGTATTGATCCCAACTCAATCGATATGAAGTGAATTATTCGTGATGGAATGAAGATATATGCCGAATTGAtctgaattattttattttatgcgtATTATAATCATATATTAGCTTACCTCATGTGGAATTGGAGTTTGAGGGATCCACAGAGGCCTCAATTTCTTAGAAGGGAAAGGAAGTACATGTAAATTACTTATTAATCCAAGCAATTCCGGCTGCGTATTGCTTGGGGTGTGGGCGTCAGGGCGAGGCTCCCCTGTCCATTTTACGACAGCGACCACGCTTTCACCCTCTCAGAAACCTCTGGATATGGGACCCACAGTTGGGCCCGGTACGGAGTCCAGTTAACAGCTTGCTTTTAGCAAAGTGAAGCGGGTCGAGGATACTCGATCGCACAGGACCATCACGGAACGCCACCGACAGGCAGAAGACGTGCATGAATTCTCTTTTTTCGGCTCTCCCCCGTGCGATCATGTGGTTATATTAAATGAGCGCAGATGTCCAGCAATGGCGTTGCTTAGAGTTGTTGCATGAGGAGGTGCAGGGAAGGGGAGGGGGGGAGAGGGTGTGGTGTGGGACAGGCGTGATGGATTGATTGAGGCCAATTACTCACCATCTTTGACGTGAGAGGCTTTTTGCTTGGATGGATAGCAAGCACAGCACAAAAAGGGATCAAAAGTGTGTGtggggagggggaggagaggaTTTGGAAAAGGGGATAATGATTAGCACGTAACTTTGGGGAGGAGCAAATGGTTGGTTAAGCCAacatagtcttggatagatgagaCGTCCCCAGCAAAACCCTCCCTTTCCACCTGGTCTTCCTTGGTCCATCTCCCCCTCCCGACGCCCCACTTCAGTCTCCTTCCTTGCATtagaatgctctctctctctctctctctctctctctctctctctctctctctcgtgcacaGTGAATCGACGCCTTCATTCACAAGGACCACTGGAAGAAAGGTGCTTGACTTTAAGCATACTAAAGGCAGCAACAGGCCCCCGGTGTAGCGCATCTGCGAGGCTAACTTCATGTTGCTAATAAGAAAAGGGAAGAACTCATAATGAATGCAACTTTCTTTGACTGGGGGTGTGGCAGATATGCAAAGATACATCAAGATGTGTTGTGGTTCTCAGCTAAGCACATTTCAAGCTCGATGGAGGATTACTATCTGCAGATCGCCTACGGTTGGAAACATCCATGAATTATTTGCAGGTGCAGCTACTTGGATGTCTGCATGTGTAGTTTCTATTTGTAGCCGCAACTCAGATGAAGGAGACAACAGTGTTTTGGATATGCGGAGTacagagaagaaagaggagagaggagcAATGTGTGAAGAGGTTATTAGTGCGTGATAGGATGAAGAAGATATCTAAATCCAATTATGGTTTGCAGCTCAATTATTTTGCTACTGTGACATACAACATTTCATGTCAAAAACTCAATGCAAGACATCCTATAATAGAATCGAAAGTTTCAGACTTAGCATCCTTTCATAGTGACATGATCTATGCCAGACTTGGATTAATTTCATGGTTGAAGAACAAGATCTCTATGGATAATAAGCTCATCATACCAATTCCTCAGGAGCCATTCTAGGAAAGATCTGTGTGTGACAACTTCACCTTTCCCTCCTAACTTCTCTCTTCTTAGTCTTTCATCTACCCATGCCCATTTTTCACTGTAAGTGATGAATGGATGATATCATGTTGGTGGGGTATTCCGGATGTTTATGGCTTGTGTAATGTATATGTCAGtcatttactatatatatatatttatatatatatatatatatatatatatatatatatatatatatatatttgtatgataTGGCTATTACTTATTTTCTACCAATTGTATGATAGTTATATTTTCatgaattatattatattaatttttttatctttaaatttgaattatatatGTTCTTGTCTAattaattatgaagataaaagaaTCTTTCAACATATAATATGTTCAAAATTTTGCTCATCCTGTCCTAATATTACattgatttaaaatatattttttttatttttaagttactTTCTTGCTCGATCCTAGTCTCATCGAACCAATTCGATCGATCTCGTTGATCTCAATGGCATCGTTTTATGATATTGTTTTAGGCGGGTTATTTAGTTACTAAGAATCATGTTTAGAAATTGTAAAGATTTCTTTTAATGAGATCATGTAAAATTTCAATtctcaaaataaatatatatgtggaAAATACTTAAAATAGTCATAAAAGCATCATTGAAACTTAAATATCTTAACCATTAATTAGGGTTTATTTATTATGGGAGACTAATTTAACCATTACAATAGGTTTTAACTCTCAGTCAATTTTAATACCTTTATGGGCTCGTTGTGGTCAATCTCATTTCATAGGCAATTCCTCTATTTTGATTGGAACAGTCCTTAAAATGACATAACTATGAATTAATAACAACTAGTCGAGAAGATATGATGAAGATTTCACTTTTaggaataattttatatttataagaaGAATATTTACCTGATTTGAATTAGTTGATTTAAATTGGGATCAATTGAGGAAAAAACCTTAAAAATAGGAAATTGGAAAGACTAGATTGTTTGCATACAAGTGCTATAAACCCTAAATGTCATATGATTTGTATATAAGATAtcaaaaacagatgttatgtaagCCATACAAGAAGATCCAAAGTCCATTAGCCAATTGAGATGGAGATTTGGCCCAATATGGTTATGATACTTCTCTAAACGACATTCAAATTAAGCAATGGGCTATGCAAAAACATAAAAGTATCTGAAAATATATTCTCTTTGTGATATTTACTATTTAGTGATACTAAATCCTTAGCAATATTTCATTCATGCTGCATGGAAAAATCTCATAGATAGGGGGGCGAAAGAGACTCTATAAAAAGTACTTATCCTTAACTATCAACTATTGTAGTCAAGATTATGATCATAAACCATTATGGTATAAAAATACTTACTTTGTCAAAAACATCTCGATCAAGCTTCTTTATAATTCGACAATCGACAGAAGTATTTAAATCGAATCGAAAAATCAAACTAAACCTGAATCAACCGAATTAGTCCCAAATTGATTTATTTTAACCAGTTTATCAATAGTTTAGTTTTGAAGACGATAAATGATTCTAATTTAGAAGGATATTTTTTATTCAATTTAGTTAATCGATTTCGATCGAaccaaataattttaattttgaaaatataaatcCGATTAAGTTTAGTATAAATGTATATTATGAtctatgttattattattattattatttgacctTAATCTTTATTAGTGGAACATTAATAAAAGGTCATGCACTAGGGGTTGCCTTTAAGCTCAACATTTCTTCCATACGAAACTAGACATTATATTGAAGTCTAAATCATGCCAATTACTTTACATTATCaaagataatttttctcttaacaAACTATATAATACCTAAAATATTGGCCTTAGGATTCAAAATCCCATCCAAATagggcaacacgaatagaagacatttgattgttgggctgatagctcatattcagcccatgtgggctagggcagcccacagcccacaccccctcttaacctaaccctaattaagattagggggtgtgatggctgcgttttagaagcagaaaaaagctataaaaaggcagcaacgagccacgggattccaaagagaagaaggagaacaaggcagaaaagaaagagaagaagacaaggagCAACGcagagagagactgttctcaatcatctagcagtgttctcatctcaggttagatcctcaggttagatcaaatctatagtagactcttgctatgattacttggggagactcttgctgtgattacttggggagaggttttagatattgtgggcagtgacgtgatccttgtatcccagttattctcttgtgattgttgctagggttttgggcaagagattgagatttgtatattcattattctcatagtggattatctctagtttgtcccgtggtttttacccttcacattgaaggggttttccacgtatatcttgg of the Musa acuminata AAA Group cultivar baxijiao chromosome BXJ2-10, Cavendish_Baxijiao_AAA, whole genome shotgun sequence genome contains:
- the LOC135624219 gene encoding transcription factor MYB4-like, producing MGHHSCCNQQKVKRGLWSPEEDEKLIRYITTYGYGCWSEVPEKAGLQRCGKSCRLRWINYLRPDIRRGRFTPEEEKLIINLHEIVGNRWAHIASHLPGRTDNEIKNYWNSWIKKKIHKPSKAAQTATPSGFDHVQPVFSTADQFDAILHHNLPKPSAADPIFPPPPCPLFMFDVSAGDSGSATGSSKEEFVQEVTTLTSDLWNPTHQQDQAMPPFLAFTACMESNYLPPLVDGMGGMVPCCVADDEEASRHPFEKQELSEWVDSRQYSSPLIWDQVAGTSLGGEALPTAPSTMDAMITSFSSSLSRIN